A genomic window from Pyxidicoccus trucidator includes:
- a CDS encoding OmpA/MotB family protein, with protein sequence MRTWLVLAALVALSTGCVSKGKFEAKTLEAEQLAKGLNDEKGAREAAEAKVKALEAERDALTARLTTAESRLSAGAAERRGLEEQNAQLKALNDELARNTKQLAQAKAELEKKSSEYENLAQSLKQEISEGKIQLSELKGKMTVQLKDKILFASGSARVGKEGEEALAKIADALKTVQGKIIRVEGHTDDVPTSGAQFASNWELSLARAMAVVHSLQNAGVDPMTLSAAGYGQYQPIAANDSPENRSLNRRIEIVLAPK encoded by the coding sequence ATGCGGACATGGTTGGTTCTGGCTGCGCTCGTCGCGCTCTCCACGGGGTGCGTCTCGAAGGGGAAGTTCGAAGCGAAGACGCTGGAGGCGGAGCAGCTCGCGAAGGGCCTCAATGACGAGAAGGGCGCGCGCGAGGCCGCCGAGGCGAAGGTGAAGGCGCTGGAGGCGGAGCGGGACGCGCTCACCGCCCGGCTCACCACCGCCGAGTCGCGCCTGTCCGCGGGCGCCGCCGAGCGCCGGGGCCTGGAGGAGCAGAACGCGCAGCTCAAGGCCCTCAATGACGAGCTGGCGCGCAACACCAAGCAGCTGGCCCAGGCGAAGGCGGAGCTGGAGAAGAAGAGCTCCGAGTACGAGAACCTCGCCCAGAGCCTCAAGCAGGAGATTTCCGAAGGGAAGATTCAGCTGTCCGAGCTGAAGGGGAAGATGACGGTCCAGCTCAAGGACAAGATTCTCTTCGCCTCCGGCTCGGCGCGTGTGGGCAAGGAGGGCGAGGAGGCGCTGGCGAAGATCGCCGACGCGCTCAAGACGGTGCAGGGCAAAATCATCCGCGTGGAGGGCCACACGGACGACGTGCCCACCAGTGGCGCCCAGTTCGCCTCCAACTGGGAGCTGAGCCTGGCGCGCGCCATGGCCGTGGTGCACAGCCTCCAGAACGCAGGCGTGGACCCCATGACGCTGTCCGCGGCGGGCTACGGCCAGTACCAGCCCATCGCCGCGAATGATTCTCCGGAGAATCGTTCGCTCAACCGGCGAATCGAAATCGTGCTCGCGCCGAAGTAA
- a CDS encoding chalcone isomerase family protein has translation MKTQAWRAHARWWVLGVLLAVGTSHAGQKQVGGVNMPDSLTLQGRTIALAHMQLQKRLFFKLYVWSLYLEDRPRSASEAIASNSVKRLHFRFLRNISKDQLVGSLRNGLQKNPDLRQGPMADHLQVMLSSLKDVQKGEDLVITYMPGVGLEVAGGASGGAFIPGKGFADALFSVWLDAHPIFPR, from the coding sequence ATGAAGACTCAGGCGTGGCGTGCACATGCGCGGTGGTGGGTGCTCGGCGTGCTGCTCGCCGTGGGCACGTCACATGCGGGACAGAAGCAGGTGGGCGGCGTCAACATGCCGGACTCGTTGACGTTGCAGGGGCGCACCATCGCCCTCGCGCATATGCAGTTGCAGAAGCGACTGTTCTTCAAGCTGTACGTCTGGAGCCTCTACCTGGAGGACCGGCCGCGCAGCGCGTCCGAGGCCATCGCCTCCAACTCCGTCAAGCGGCTCCACTTCCGCTTCCTGCGCAACATCAGCAAGGACCAGCTCGTGGGCAGCCTGCGCAATGGTCTCCAGAAGAACCCGGACCTGCGACAGGGGCCCATGGCCGACCACCTCCAGGTGATGCTGTCCTCGCTCAAGGACGTCCAGAAGGGCGAGGACCTGGTCATCACCTACATGCCCGGTGTCGGTCTGGAGGTCGCCGGGGGCGCCAGCGGAGGCGCCTTCATCCCCGGCAAGGGCTTCGCCGATGCCCTCTTCTCCGTGTGGCTCGACGCCCACCCAATCTTCCCCCGCTGA
- a CDS encoding NEW3 domain-containing protein: MLRKLLVLTLAVALGCATQEESAPTAPASVKTEPSRSDVAPLKEQVSQLTTRLHREASRREGDVTPLLAERARALAALMDVDAGAALALALPEAARERLLRKQPGAAEHLEARGAFEGELEVLVADSPGRTVARTDHFLRVDGERLQVRFADAAPEGLHSGLRLRVRGLKLGARLAAGEAEGVPVRSALSATSECSPTGDQRTLVILATFPGQPQALTVEQVREEFFSTTQRSLTRFWSEASQGRTSASGDVVGWYTLDRGYSCDESDAMRIAAIAAADGDVDFREYDRVFIVHPEADGTSCYYGGLGTLSCVTQNTQDGPITASASWLRAEYMGNHDQGVELVTHEAGHNLTLHHASSRDFGAEPLGPVGETGALTEYGDLFSTMGSWNLGHYSAPHKVRLGWLEPGAVATVDGTDGTFTLSPISAPLGSGLQAVKVRRGFHGDGWLWLEARRAVGDYDGTLPSQVFGGALVHYEEPSTGTHTHLLDFTPETFSWQDPAFLPGGTWTDPYTNVRLTVDGATPAGVTVSVHYEPVPCVRTPPTLTFDTWHTYAVPGGQVESGFTLTNNDSVGCPTSTFAFQSALPTGWPTLELPASVTLAPGKQRFLYFSKQVPETTPYATYTVDFTVTRDGESVTGTDTLDVIAPCQTQPIQLYFDRQSQTVTAGDTAAFGVTVINRDSRACGWVYFEPASTLPQGWFTEYDAFGFDIEAGGSFEFTMYKAVPPDAQGTYDVDVQVLRDGYTVEATDTATVTVNPCVRTAPTFTALPSTLDFEPGATASYTLAITNHDAELCGSSTFDFDLVNTDPWASDLSSRSVTVAPGATATATLTVTAPVNAGMGTRYFELGLLRAGAFVGGAELEARVVCRSHAPTVSFSPAAGTVEAGKPHTVTLTVVNTDNRACTAGSFTVGATVPSGWTHSFSQTALTLAPGASGSVGLTVTPPETAMAARYPLSALASHPGAASTSGTFTVDVTRPPLKAVLSVPATSYKRNSVVPLTTLVTRGTLAAQASVRFSVSRPDGLTETRTVSTDTTGKAAWSYTARVRGTYSVTATATSGTETAASNTVRFSVQ, from the coding sequence ATGCTTCGCAAGCTGCTGGTACTCACGCTGGCCGTGGCCCTGGGCTGCGCCACGCAGGAGGAGTCCGCGCCCACCGCGCCGGCCTCCGTGAAGACGGAGCCCTCGCGCTCCGACGTCGCGCCGCTGAAGGAGCAGGTGTCCCAACTGACCACCCGACTGCACCGGGAGGCCTCGCGGCGCGAAGGAGACGTGACGCCGCTGCTGGCCGAGCGCGCCCGGGCCCTGGCCGCGCTGATGGACGTGGACGCGGGCGCCGCCCTCGCGCTGGCCCTGCCGGAGGCGGCGCGCGAGCGGCTGCTCCGGAAGCAGCCGGGCGCCGCCGAGCACCTGGAGGCGCGCGGCGCGTTCGAGGGTGAATTGGAGGTGCTCGTCGCGGACAGCCCCGGGAGGACGGTGGCGCGCACGGACCACTTCCTCCGCGTGGACGGTGAGCGGCTCCAGGTGCGCTTCGCCGACGCGGCGCCGGAAGGGCTGCACAGCGGGCTGCGGCTGCGCGTGCGCGGCCTGAAGCTGGGCGCGCGGCTGGCGGCCGGGGAGGCAGAGGGGGTGCCGGTGCGCTCGGCGCTCTCCGCCACGTCGGAGTGCAGTCCCACGGGGGACCAGCGCACCCTCGTCATCCTGGCCACCTTCCCGGGGCAGCCGCAGGCGCTCACCGTGGAGCAGGTGCGCGAGGAGTTCTTCTCCACCACCCAGCGCTCGCTGACGCGCTTCTGGAGCGAGGCGTCCCAGGGCCGCACCAGCGCCAGTGGCGACGTGGTGGGCTGGTACACGCTGGACCGCGGGTACTCGTGCGACGAGTCGGACGCCATGCGCATCGCCGCCATCGCCGCCGCCGACGGGGACGTGGACTTCCGCGAGTATGACCGGGTCTTCATCGTCCACCCGGAGGCGGACGGCACGAGCTGCTACTACGGCGGCCTGGGCACCCTGTCCTGCGTCACGCAGAACACGCAGGACGGCCCCATCACCGCCTCCGCGTCGTGGCTGCGCGCCGAGTACATGGGCAACCATGACCAGGGCGTGGAGCTCGTGACGCACGAGGCCGGCCACAACCTCACCCTGCACCACGCCAGCTCGCGGGACTTCGGCGCGGAGCCCCTGGGCCCCGTGGGCGAGACGGGGGCGCTGACCGAGTACGGAGACCTGTTCTCCACCATGGGCAGCTGGAACCTGGGCCACTACTCCGCGCCCCACAAGGTGCGGCTCGGGTGGCTGGAGCCGGGCGCGGTGGCCACGGTGGACGGCACGGACGGCACCTTCACCCTTTCTCCCATCTCCGCGCCGCTGGGCAGCGGGCTCCAGGCGGTGAAGGTGCGCCGCGGCTTCCATGGCGACGGCTGGCTGTGGCTGGAGGCCCGCCGCGCGGTGGGCGACTACGACGGCACGCTGCCCTCGCAGGTGTTCGGCGGCGCGCTCGTCCACTACGAGGAGCCGAGCACCGGCACGCACACGCACCTGCTGGACTTCACGCCGGAGACGTTCTCCTGGCAGGACCCGGCCTTCCTCCCCGGCGGCACGTGGACGGACCCGTACACCAACGTGCGGCTGACGGTGGACGGCGCCACGCCCGCGGGCGTCACCGTGAGCGTCCACTACGAGCCGGTGCCGTGCGTGCGCACGCCGCCCACGCTGACGTTCGACACCTGGCACACGTACGCCGTGCCGGGTGGGCAGGTGGAGAGTGGCTTCACCCTCACCAACAACGACTCGGTGGGCTGCCCCACCTCCACGTTCGCCTTCCAGTCCGCGCTGCCCACGGGCTGGCCGACGCTGGAGCTCCCCGCCAGCGTCACCCTGGCGCCCGGGAAGCAGCGCTTCCTCTACTTCTCAAAGCAGGTGCCGGAGACGACGCCGTACGCCACGTACACGGTGGACTTCACCGTCACGCGCGACGGAGAGAGCGTCACCGGCACGGACACGCTGGACGTGATTGCGCCGTGCCAGACGCAGCCCATCCAGCTGTACTTCGACCGGCAGTCACAGACCGTCACCGCGGGGGACACCGCCGCGTTCGGGGTGACGGTCATCAACCGCGACTCGCGCGCCTGCGGCTGGGTCTACTTCGAGCCCGCGTCCACGCTGCCCCAGGGCTGGTTCACGGAGTACGACGCGTTCGGCTTCGACATCGAGGCCGGCGGCTCGTTCGAGTTCACCATGTACAAGGCGGTGCCCCCGGACGCGCAGGGCACCTACGACGTGGACGTGCAGGTGCTGCGTGACGGCTACACGGTGGAGGCCACCGACACGGCCACCGTGACGGTGAACCCGTGCGTGCGCACCGCGCCGACCTTCACCGCGCTGCCCTCGACGCTGGACTTCGAGCCCGGCGCCACCGCGAGCTACACGCTGGCCATCACCAACCACGACGCGGAGCTGTGCGGCTCCTCCACCTTCGACTTCGACCTCGTCAACACCGACCCCTGGGCGTCGGACCTCTCCTCCCGGTCTGTCACCGTGGCGCCTGGAGCCACGGCCACCGCCACGCTGACGGTCACCGCGCCCGTGAATGCGGGCATGGGCACCCGCTACTTCGAGCTGGGCCTGCTGCGCGCGGGAGCGTTCGTCGGCGGCGCGGAGCTGGAGGCGCGCGTGGTGTGCCGGAGCCATGCGCCCACTGTGAGCTTCAGCCCCGCCGCTGGCACGGTGGAGGCGGGCAAGCCGCACACCGTCACCCTGACGGTGGTGAACACCGACAACAGGGCGTGCACCGCGGGCAGCTTCACGGTGGGCGCCACGGTGCCCTCGGGGTGGACGCACAGCTTCTCGCAGACGGCGCTGACGCTGGCGCCCGGCGCGAGCGGCTCGGTGGGCCTCACCGTCACTCCGCCGGAGACGGCGATGGCCGCGAGATACCCGCTCAGCGCGCTCGCCTCGCATCCGGGAGCCGCGTCCACCAGCGGCACCTTCACGGTGGACGTCACCCGCCCGCCGCTGAAGGCCGTGCTGTCCGTGCCGGCCACCAGCTACAAGCGGAACAGCGTGGTGCCGCTCACCACCCTGGTGACGCGCGGGACACTCGCGGCCCAGGCCAGCGTGCGCTTCAGTGTCAGCCGGCCGGATGGGCTCACCGAGACGCGCACGGTGTCCACCGATACCACCGGCAAGGCGGCGTGGAGCTACACGGCGCGCGTGCGTGGCACCTACAGCGTCACCGCTACAGCCACGTCAGGCACGGAGACGGCCGCCAGCAACACGGTGAGATTCTCGGTGCAGTGA
- a CDS encoding outer membrane beta-barrel protein, translated as MMGRVRALSILLWLTAGHALAQEGTASPPASAEAPPQPRSGTDARMELGLQAGYAWGTDDEALVHGGPGARLHLLARLGPYLALGPEVALYAHAGSRIQIGREEVGSLQNEALFQLGGVVRAGLALGPVRPAIVGGLAWYRAENSRLGYSVGVEVELNLVDGLALVADARYHDDFEDRPNNYFRTLGLGTRLFW; from the coding sequence ATGATGGGGCGCGTGAGAGCACTTTCCATATTGCTGTGGCTGACCGCTGGACACGCATTGGCGCAGGAAGGGACTGCGAGCCCTCCTGCCTCCGCTGAGGCTCCACCGCAGCCCAGGTCGGGAACAGACGCGCGCATGGAGCTGGGCCTGCAGGCGGGCTACGCATGGGGCACAGACGACGAAGCCCTCGTCCATGGAGGGCCAGGCGCCCGGCTCCATCTGCTCGCCCGGCTCGGCCCCTATCTCGCTCTCGGCCCGGAGGTGGCCCTGTACGCCCATGCGGGCTCCCGAATCCAGATCGGGCGGGAAGAGGTCGGCAGTCTCCAGAATGAGGCCCTCTTCCAGCTCGGGGGAGTGGTGCGCGCCGGGCTGGCCCTGGGCCCTGTCCGCCCCGCCATCGTGGGAGGACTTGCCTGGTACAGGGCCGAGAACAGCCGGCTTGGCTACTCCGTGGGGGTGGAGGTGGAACTGAACCTAGTGGACGGGCTGGCCCTGGTCGCCGACGCGCGCTACCACGACGACTTCGAAGACCGCCCCAACAACTATTTCCGGACGCTGGGACTGGGCACGCGCCTGTTCTGGTGA
- a CDS encoding 3-oxoacyl-ACP synthase III family protein yields the protein MFLHALGHFHPPNLLTNAFFEELGLDTNDAWILERVGIRTRHTVLPLDYLRETRNRDVRAAQEAALFSNAETGRRAALMALERAGLKPSDIGLVVAGGCSPDECIPAESNRVAQLLGIDAPAVDLQSACSSFCMQLHFLTGMRPERLPDYVLVVNMDNSTRVVDYSDRSSAVLWGDGASAAILSPRMLGRWQVTETLLAGDPAGADKVRVPRVGHFTQQGGEVQKFAIRRAGETFQELRGRYLTREPAKGPGDVTFIGHQANLRMLESVQRRCEVSDARHLYNVDRRGNTGAAGAPSVLSEHWDDPSVGDTVVLSVVGSGLTWAGALLERMTVATP from the coding sequence ATGTTCCTGCACGCGCTCGGTCATTTCCATCCGCCCAACCTCCTGACAAATGCCTTCTTCGAGGAGCTGGGCCTCGACACGAACGACGCGTGGATTCTGGAGCGGGTGGGCATCCGCACGCGGCACACGGTGCTGCCGCTGGACTACCTGCGCGAGACGCGCAACCGCGACGTGCGCGCGGCGCAGGAGGCGGCCCTCTTCAGCAACGCGGAGACGGGGCGGCGGGCGGCGCTGATGGCGCTGGAGCGTGCGGGGCTGAAGCCGTCGGACATCGGCCTGGTGGTGGCGGGCGGGTGCAGCCCGGACGAGTGCATTCCGGCCGAGTCCAACCGCGTGGCGCAGCTGCTGGGCATCGACGCGCCCGCGGTGGACCTGCAGAGCGCATGTTCCTCGTTCTGCATGCAGCTCCACTTCCTCACGGGCATGCGGCCGGAGCGGCTCCCGGACTACGTGCTGGTGGTGAACATGGACAACTCCACGCGCGTGGTGGACTACTCGGACCGCTCCAGCGCGGTGCTGTGGGGTGACGGCGCGTCGGCGGCGATTCTGTCCCCTCGGATGTTGGGCCGCTGGCAGGTGACGGAGACGCTGCTCGCGGGAGACCCGGCGGGCGCGGACAAGGTGCGGGTGCCTCGGGTGGGGCACTTCACCCAGCAGGGCGGCGAGGTGCAGAAGTTCGCCATCCGCCGAGCGGGCGAGACGTTCCAGGAGCTGCGTGGGCGCTACCTGACGCGAGAGCCGGCGAAGGGGCCTGGGGACGTCACCTTCATCGGGCACCAGGCGAACCTCCGGATGCTGGAGTCGGTGCAGCGGCGCTGCGAGGTCTCCGATGCACGCCACCTGTACAACGTGGACAGGCGAGGGAACACCGGAGCGGCTGGGGCGCCGAGCGTTCTGAGCGAGCACTGGGATGACCCGTCGGTGGGCGACACGGTTGTGTTGAGCGTGGTCGGCAGCGGGCTCACCTGGGCCGGCGCACTGCTCGAGCGCATGACGGTCGCGACGCCGTAG
- a CDS encoding arginase family protein — protein sequence MERSAALGLFFPQWQGAGEVPALETGARRLRARLDGVGPWAEVEVPAVHPLRREAGVWGHGELLAQFCAARRVLEAHQPARVLTLGGDCGVEVAPVSYLNARLGGDLAVVWFDAHADLNTPDRSPSALFHGMPLRVLLGQGAPAFVEGARPHLEPRQVFLAGVRELDPPEADFIRAHALRRFTPADLVSRPEALAKALREAGFRHAYVHMDLDVTDPEELPDVACPTPHGLALGTLVAQLRAIRQALHLVGASIVEYAPTATAASREAVLSGLIDEVRSLLTGSP from the coding sequence ATGGAACGAAGCGCGGCACTCGGCCTCTTCTTCCCGCAGTGGCAGGGCGCCGGAGAGGTCCCCGCGCTGGAGACCGGAGCCCGGCGGCTGCGCGCGCGACTCGACGGCGTGGGCCCGTGGGCCGAGGTGGAAGTCCCCGCCGTCCACCCGCTGCGCCGCGAGGCCGGAGTGTGGGGACACGGAGAGCTGCTCGCGCAGTTCTGCGCCGCCCGTCGCGTGCTGGAGGCACACCAGCCCGCCCGCGTCCTCACGCTGGGGGGCGACTGTGGCGTGGAAGTGGCGCCGGTCAGCTACCTCAATGCCCGGCTCGGCGGCGACCTGGCCGTGGTCTGGTTCGACGCCCACGCCGACCTCAACACGCCCGACAGATCACCCAGCGCGCTGTTCCACGGCATGCCGCTGCGCGTGCTGCTGGGCCAGGGCGCGCCCGCCTTCGTCGAGGGCGCCCGCCCGCACCTGGAGCCCCGGCAGGTGTTCCTCGCCGGAGTGCGCGAGCTGGACCCGCCCGAGGCCGACTTCATCCGCGCGCACGCGCTGCGCCGCTTCACTCCCGCCGACCTCGTGTCACGTCCGGAGGCCCTCGCGAAGGCCCTGCGCGAAGCGGGCTTCCGCCATGCCTATGTCCACATGGATTTGGACGTCACCGACCCGGAAGAGCTGCCGGACGTGGCCTGTCCCACGCCGCATGGACTGGCACTCGGCACGCTCGTCGCACAGCTCCGCGCCATCCGTCAGGCGCTCCACCTCGTGGGGGCGAGCATCGTCGAGTACGCCCCCACGGCCACGGCGGCCTCGCGCGAGGCCGTGCTCTCCGGGCTCATCGACGAGGTGCGCTCGCTGCTGACCGGAAGCCCCTGA
- a CDS encoding molybdopterin-dependent oxidoreductase — MTASAESRVHFRTCNLCEAMCGLRIELEGNRITSIRGDEEDTFSRGHICPKALALKDLYEDPDRLRHPMRRTASGWEQVSWEDALEETARRLHATQKEHGRDAVAVYLGNPNVHNTGNIMFGPELLRTLRSRNRYSATSVDQLPHQLVAYLMFGHQLLVPIPDIDRTRYMLVMGANPLASNGSLMTAPDVRARLRAIQQRGGRVVVVDPRRTETAGIADSHVFIRPGTDALALLALLHVALVETTPRPGPLAAHVDGLDTVRELAREFTPERVAPHTGVPTDVLRGIARDFLAADGAVCYGRMGLSTQPFGSLCQWLINVLNTVTGNLDREGGAMFTLPAFDIIGGPKALGLGRGSIGRWKSRVRGLPEFGGELPSAALAEEILTPGEGRVRALLTLAGNPVLSTPNGSQLDKALGGLDFMVSIDPYLNETTRHAHLILPPVSPLERSHYDIAFHALAVRNTAKYSPALFEPGPDARHDWQILLSLQHRLETLRKGRPSLRSTLKYQAVSRLGPERLLDLGLRLGPHGARFHPLKQGLTLAKLRAAPHGVDLGPLKPCLPHRLQTKDRRVHLAPEQLVADVQRLRERFPESATPEVRDGELLLIGRRHLRDNNSWLHNVSGLVKGKPRCTLMMHPEDAARRGLADGAEVTVTSRVGAVTVAVAVTDDVMPGVVSLPHGYGHGRQGTRLKVAAEHAGVSVNDLTDDRALDALSGNAAFSATPVQVRLAARESATPAA; from the coding sequence ATGACTGCCTCCGCCGAGTCCCGGGTCCACTTCCGCACCTGCAATCTCTGCGAGGCCATGTGCGGCCTGCGCATCGAGCTGGAAGGCAACCGCATCACCTCCATCCGCGGTGACGAGGAGGACACGTTCAGCCGGGGCCACATCTGCCCCAAGGCGCTGGCGCTCAAGGACCTGTACGAGGACCCGGACCGGCTGCGCCACCCCATGCGGCGCACCGCCAGCGGCTGGGAGCAGGTCTCCTGGGAGGACGCGCTGGAAGAGACGGCGCGCCGCCTCCACGCCACGCAGAAGGAGCACGGCCGCGACGCGGTGGCCGTGTACCTGGGCAACCCCAACGTCCACAACACGGGCAACATCATGTTCGGGCCCGAGCTGCTGCGGACGCTGCGCTCGCGCAACCGCTACTCCGCCACGTCGGTGGACCAGCTCCCGCACCAGCTCGTCGCGTACCTCATGTTCGGCCACCAGCTCCTTGTGCCCATCCCCGACATCGACCGCACGCGATACATGCTGGTGATGGGCGCCAACCCGCTCGCCTCCAATGGCAGCCTGATGACGGCGCCGGACGTGCGCGCCCGCCTGCGCGCGATTCAACAGCGCGGCGGCCGCGTCGTCGTCGTCGACCCGCGCCGCACGGAGACGGCTGGCATCGCCGACTCGCACGTCTTCATCCGCCCCGGCACGGACGCGCTCGCGCTGCTCGCCCTGCTGCACGTGGCCCTGGTGGAGACAACGCCGCGCCCCGGCCCCCTCGCCGCGCATGTGGACGGACTGGACACCGTGCGCGAGCTTGCCCGCGAGTTCACCCCCGAGCGCGTGGCCCCGCACACCGGCGTGCCGACGGACGTGCTGCGCGGAATCGCCCGCGACTTCCTCGCCGCCGACGGCGCCGTCTGCTACGGCCGCATGGGCCTGTCCACGCAGCCGTTCGGCTCGCTGTGCCAATGGCTCATCAACGTCCTCAACACCGTGACGGGCAACCTGGACCGCGAGGGCGGCGCCATGTTCACCCTGCCCGCCTTCGACATCATCGGCGGTCCGAAGGCGCTGGGCCTGGGGCGCGGCAGCATCGGCCGGTGGAAGAGCCGCGTGCGCGGGCTGCCCGAGTTCGGCGGCGAGCTGCCCTCGGCCGCGCTCGCGGAGGAGATCCTCACCCCGGGCGAGGGCCGCGTCCGCGCGCTGCTCACCCTGGCCGGCAACCCCGTGCTGTCCACGCCCAATGGCTCGCAGCTGGACAAGGCGCTGGGCGGGCTGGACTTCATGGTGAGCATCGACCCGTACCTCAACGAGACGACGCGCCACGCCCACCTCATCCTCCCACCCGTGTCCCCGCTGGAGCGGAGCCACTACGACATCGCCTTCCACGCGCTCGCGGTCCGCAACACGGCGAAGTACTCGCCGGCCCTCTTCGAGCCCGGGCCCGACGCGCGCCATGACTGGCAGATTCTCCTGTCGCTCCAGCACCGGCTGGAGACGCTGCGCAAGGGGCGGCCCTCCCTGCGCTCCACGCTGAAGTACCAGGCCGTGTCGAGGCTGGGACCCGAGCGGTTGCTGGACCTCGGCCTGCGGCTGGGGCCCCATGGCGCCCGCTTCCACCCGCTGAAGCAGGGCCTCACCCTGGCGAAGCTGCGCGCGGCGCCGCACGGCGTGGACCTGGGCCCGCTCAAGCCCTGCCTTCCCCACCGCCTCCAGACGAAGGACCGCCGCGTCCACCTGGCCCCGGAGCAACTGGTGGCGGACGTGCAGCGGCTGCGCGAGCGCTTCCCCGAGAGCGCCACCCCGGAGGTGCGCGACGGCGAATTGCTCCTCATCGGCCGCCGCCACCTGCGCGACAACAACTCCTGGCTGCACAACGTGTCCGGCCTCGTGAAGGGCAAGCCGCGCTGCACGCTGATGATGCACCCGGAGGACGCGGCGCGACGCGGCCTCGCGGATGGCGCGGAAGTCACCGTCACCTCGCGCGTGGGAGCGGTGACGGTGGCCGTCGCGGTGACGGACGACGTCATGCCCGGCGTGGTGAGCCTGCCGCATGGCTACGGACACGGCCGCCAGGGCACGCGCCTCAAGGTCGCCGCCGAGCACGCGGGCGTCAGCGTCAACGACCTCACGGATGACCGGGCACTGGACGCGCTCAGCGGCAACGCCGCCTTCAGTGCGACGCCGGTACAGGTGAGGCTGGCCGCGCGGGAGTCCGCCACACCA